Proteins co-encoded in one Oreochromis aureus strain Israel breed Guangdong linkage group 3, ZZ_aureus, whole genome shotgun sequence genomic window:
- the LOC116318557 gene encoding myelin-oligodendrocyte glycoprotein-like: MGAGEFSYRISIPTLRVVFPLLFVLRLAQGQLHVVGSHQPVVAAPGDDVILPCQVEPAFNVAGLTVEWSKPDLRPDPNDRLSRVEYVHLYRDAHEVPDMKLPSYIGRTALFTDGLREGNISLRITNVTQEDEGRYRCFIPKLKSQTRFSVVRLIVDPSLTETGTTETPLDPENFHISDLNEEIDNKGGSSERCRLIPVVVLCVFILLCFAVGGCLITESQKAELKKIPI, translated from the exons ATGGGCGCAGGAGAGTTCAGTTACAGGATTTCTATCCCAACTCTAAGAGTCGTCTTTCCGCTCCTTTTCGTCCTCAGGCTTGCTCAAG GTCAGTTGCACGTGGTTGGATCCCATCAGCCTGTTGTAGCAGCTCCAGGTGATGATGTCATCCTGCCCTGTCAAGTGGAACCAGCATTTAACGTGGCGGGGCTGACGGTGGAGTGGTCAAAGCCGGACCTCCGTCCTGACCCCAACGACCGTCTGAGCCGAGTGGAATATGTTCATCTTTACAGAGACGCCCACGAGGTCCCCGACATGAAGCTCCCATCGTACATCGGGAGGACGGCGTTGTTCACAGACGGCCTGAGAGAAGGAAACATCTCACTAAGAATCACTAATGTGACACAAGAAGATGAAGGAAGATACAGATGTTTCATCCCAAAGTTAAAGAGTCAAACAAGGTTTTCAGTTGttcgtctgattgttg ACCCAAGTTTAACTGAAACTGGGACAACAGAGACACCACTGGATCCTGAAaatttccatatttctgatttAAATGAAGAGATAGATAATAAAG GTGGTTCGTCCGAGCGGTGCCGACTGATTCCAGTTGTggttctctgtgtgtttattctTCTGTGCTTCGCAGTCGGAGGATGCTTGATCACAGAGTCACAAAAAGCAGAA CTCAAGAAAATTCCAATCTAA